In Candidatus Nomurabacteria bacterium, a genomic segment contains:
- a CDS encoding CvpA family protein, which produces MTLLDIILILLVFGFVWAGFWSGLIRTIGSLVGVFVGIFFAGIWYDSVSNWVQPIVGGNALVADIVGFILVYFVVTQAVGLLFWFANKIFHIFAILPGMKLLNRVGGAILGFIEGSLIVGVTLQFIGRLPLSEDWANRLAESDVVGYFTAVSAWLVPLFPKAIESVTSIFT; this is translated from the coding sequence ATGACACTACTCGATATTATTCTCATTTTGCTCGTATTCGGTTTTGTTTGGGCTGGTTTTTGGTCTGGGCTCATACGGACCATTGGCTCACTCGTCGGTGTATTTGTTGGTATCTTCTTCGCCGGTATTTGGTATGACTCAGTGTCTAATTGGGTGCAGCCGATCGTGGGCGGGAATGCGCTTGTTGCAGATATTGTTGGATTTATCTTAGTGTACTTTGTAGTCACTCAGGCAGTGGGTTTACTTTTTTGGTTTGCGAATAAGATATTTCATATCTTCGCCATCCTACCTGGCATGAAATTACTCAATCGAGTCGGCGGTGCGATTCTAGGTTTCATTGAAGGAAGTTTGATCGTTGGAGTGACCCTGCAGTTTATCGGCCGATTACCTTTATCGGAGGATTGGGCAAACCGTTTGGCAGAATCAGATGTGGTTGGATATTTTACTGCAGTGAGCGCCTGGCTAGTACCGCTTTTCCCAAAGGCGATTGAGAGTGTAACCTCCATTTTCACATAG
- a CDS encoding AI-2E family transporter — MATQNNNNEVFLRVTTSGIVKVLVILLFVAALFLIRDVIAIVFISLVFASALDPWVDWLQRKGIPRVLGIIILYTILLGVISLTVVLFVPLVADQVKSFSDKFPTIYNNVINGLNIQNDAGDQTLLQNIQETLNALNQSLVKITGSIFAGVVNLFGGIFTLFGVLVLTFYMTLEEQGIKKFVQSVAPAHWQPYIIQVINRIQHRLGLWLRGQLILSLIIGVMTFIGLSILGVNFAIVLSLIAGITEFIPIAGPFIGAIPAVLVAFTQSPIKALLVIILYIIIQQLENNLIVPKVMQKVTGLNPVVVIVVMLIGAKLAGIVGVILAIPVTIIANAFLEDFLKEKKAEQNRLES, encoded by the coding sequence ATGGCCACGCAAAACAATAACAACGAAGTCTTTTTACGAGTTACCACGAGCGGCATTGTAAAAGTGCTGGTGATTTTATTGTTCGTAGCGGCGCTTTTCCTCATTCGCGATGTGATTGCGATTGTCTTTATTTCTTTGGTTTTTGCCTCGGCGCTTGATCCTTGGGTGGACTGGCTACAGCGTAAGGGCATTCCTCGCGTATTGGGTATTATCATCCTTTACACGATTTTACTCGGCGTGATTAGTTTAACGGTAGTACTCTTTGTGCCGCTGGTGGCTGATCAAGTGAAGTCCTTTTCTGATAAATTCCCGACAATTTATAATAATGTGATTAATGGCTTGAATATTCAGAACGATGCAGGTGATCAAACCCTGCTGCAGAATATTCAAGAAACGCTAAACGCATTAAACCAATCTCTGGTGAAAATTACCGGAAGTATTTTTGCCGGCGTGGTAAATCTTTTCGGTGGCATCTTCACGCTCTTCGGCGTCTTGGTGCTTACCTTCTATATGACGCTGGAGGAGCAGGGTATTAAGAAGTTTGTGCAGTCGGTTGCCCCGGCTCATTGGCAGCCCTACATCATCCAAGTGATTAATCGTATTCAGCATCGCCTCGGGCTATGGTTGCGCGGACAGTTAATTCTCAGCTTGATCATTGGAGTGATGACCTTCATTGGTTTGAGTATCCTTGGTGTGAATTTTGCAATTGTGCTTTCTCTGATCGCTGGCATCACCGAGTTTATTCCAATTGCTGGTCCTTTCATCGGAGCTATTCCGGCCGTCTTGGTTGCCTTTACCCAATCGCCGATTAAAGCGCTCTTGGTTATTATTCTCTATATTATTATCCAGCAGTTGGAGAATAATTTGATCGTGCCAAAGGTGATGCAAAAGGTAACTGGCTTAAATCCTGTCGTGGTGATTGTGGTGATGTTAATTGGCGCGAAGTTGGCTGGTATCGTTGGTGTGATCTTAGCGATCCCGGTAACTATTATTGCCAATGCCTTTTTAGAGGATTTCCTCAAAGAGAAAAAAGCTGAGCAAAATCGTTTAGAGTCGTGA
- a CDS encoding methionine--tRNA ligase, producing the protein MEKFYVTTPIYYVNARPHIGSAYTTIAADVLARYWRGKLGDDQVFFLTGTDEHGAKVAESAVKEGKTPEQFTDEVSAQFRAAWQKLNISHNDFLRTTEERHKIGAQKFLSLLHEKGALYEDQYEGLYCIGCERFLTEKELVDGKCPLHNTVPEKIQEKNYFFKLKEWLPKVKEAIEQDKIKIQPEWAKKEVLGLFKQDLADFSVSREKVQWGIPLPWDESQRIYVWVEALTNYLTAIGYGSDEEKVKQWWPAQYHLMAKDILKFHAVYWPAMLLAADLPLPEAEFIHGFFTVNGQKMSKSLGNAIDPNALVDQYGADATRYLLLAQFPFGQDGDIKEEAFAEQYQAALANGLGNVVARVTKMVEQYLDGEIDASVAIDDFTHFPTEIGQAIEQLDFFTALQKLQQAISLIDEEIEKVKPWQLAKEEKSEELRSALSRYILCLRTLHPLVSPFMPEAGEKMRQQLEAEKIVKGEGLFPRIVA; encoded by the coding sequence ATGGAGAAATTCTACGTCACTACACCAATTTATTACGTAAATGCGCGTCCGCATATTGGCAGCGCGTATACGACAATTGCCGCCGATGTCTTAGCTCGCTATTGGCGCGGTAAGTTAGGTGATGATCAGGTATTCTTTCTCACCGGTACGGATGAACACGGCGCTAAGGTAGCCGAGAGCGCAGTAAAGGAGGGTAAGACGCCGGAGCAGTTTACTGACGAGGTGAGTGCGCAGTTTCGAGCAGCTTGGCAAAAGCTGAATATTTCTCATAATGACTTTCTCCGCACCACCGAGGAGCGGCATAAAATTGGTGCACAAAAATTCCTTAGCCTACTCCACGAGAAAGGTGCTTTGTATGAAGATCAATACGAAGGTTTGTACTGCATCGGTTGCGAACGCTTCTTAACCGAAAAAGAGTTAGTGGATGGTAAGTGTCCACTGCACAATACGGTGCCGGAAAAGATTCAAGAAAAAAATTATTTCTTCAAGCTAAAAGAATGGTTGCCAAAGGTAAAAGAGGCGATCGAACAAGATAAGATCAAGATTCAACCAGAATGGGCCAAGAAAGAAGTGCTTGGTTTATTTAAACAGGACCTAGCTGATTTTTCTGTCAGTCGTGAAAAGGTGCAGTGGGGGATTCCTTTGCCTTGGGACGAGTCGCAGCGCATTTACGTCTGGGTAGAAGCGCTGACCAATTATCTCACGGCAATTGGCTACGGCAGCGATGAGGAAAAAGTAAAGCAGTGGTGGCCGGCGCAGTATCATCTGATGGCCAAGGATATTTTGAAATTCCATGCAGTGTATTGGCCAGCTATGTTATTGGCGGCTGATCTACCTTTACCTGAAGCGGAATTCATCCATGGCTTCTTCACCGTGAACGGACAGAAGATGTCAAAATCGCTTGGCAATGCCATTGACCCAAATGCGCTGGTTGATCAATATGGCGCTGATGCGACTCGTTATCTCCTCCTGGCGCAATTTCCCTTTGGTCAGGATGGCGATATCAAAGAAGAAGCTTTTGCCGAGCAGTATCAGGCCGCTCTAGCTAATGGCTTAGGTAATGTAGTTGCGCGGGTAACAAAGATGGTAGAGCAATATTTAGACGGAGAGATTGACGCGAGTGTTGCCATCGATGACTTTACGCATTTCCCGACAGAGATAGGACAGGCTATTGAGCAGCTTGATTTCTTTACCGCCCTCCAGAAGTTGCAGCAAGCCATCAGTCTTATTGACGAGGAAATCGAAAAAGTAAAACCGTGGCAGCTGGCGAAAGAGGAAAAGAGTGAGGAACTTCGTTCAGCTTTGTCACGTTACATCCTTTGTCTGCGCACCCTACATCCTTTGGTGAGCCCTTTTATGCCAGAAGCAGGGGAGAAGATGCGTCAGCAGCTAGAGGCGGAAAAAATTGTAAAGGGTGAGGGTTTGTTTCCACGCATTGTCGCGTAG
- a CDS encoding insulinase family protein produces MPKQSATGKPYQTSVLKNGMRVLKVPLHETKAVTVLVLTKVGSRHESKPVNGISHFVEHLMFKGTKRRPSTLSISRLLDGVGAEYNAFTGKDHTGYYIKINSEHLHLALDVIADMLANSKFDAKEIDRERTVIIEEISMYEDNPLMYLEDIFEETMYAGSTLGQLIAGPRSVIRNVTRDTILKFYKTHYFPSNMMVVVSGRYNEETIDEQLAKLFTVPATKQKELTFKPFRYTGTKPRVRVMYKETEQAQIGIGYPAASYFDKSLPALSLLTSILGGNMSSRLFIQIRERRGLAYAIRCTPTVYEDTGNLYIQAGVAKERTEEAIKAILVELEKIRKQGITEAELKRAKEFIKGKLVLELEDSDHIGAWFGKQWLLTKKIETPAEKMAKIQRVTREEVNALARKIINPQKMNLAIIGPYKDAKRFENLVKK; encoded by the coding sequence ATGCCTAAACAATCTGCGACAGGGAAGCCATACCAGACCTCGGTCCTTAAAAACGGTATGCGGGTACTTAAGGTGCCTTTGCACGAGACAAAAGCGGTGACTGTGCTTGTCTTAACCAAAGTTGGTTCACGACATGAGAGCAAGCCTGTAAATGGTATTTCCCACTTTGTTGAGCACTTGATGTTTAAGGGCACGAAGCGACGACCCAGCACTTTATCAATTTCACGCCTACTGGATGGTGTGGGAGCGGAGTACAATGCTTTCACCGGCAAGGATCACACGGGCTACTACATTAAAATTAATTCGGAACACCTTCACCTTGCCCTGGATGTTATTGCAGACATGTTGGCGAACTCTAAATTTGACGCCAAGGAAATCGATCGAGAGCGCACTGTGATTATCGAAGAGATAAGCATGTACGAGGATAACCCGCTCATGTACCTCGAGGATATTTTTGAGGAAACCATGTACGCTGGCTCGACGCTTGGTCAATTAATCGCCGGGCCTCGTTCGGTGATTCGTAATGTGACTCGCGACACTATTTTGAAGTTCTACAAGACGCACTACTTCCCCAGCAATATGATGGTGGTCGTATCGGGTCGCTATAATGAAGAGACTATTGATGAGCAATTGGCAAAACTTTTCACGGTGCCAGCTACCAAGCAGAAGGAGCTTACCTTCAAGCCTTTTCGTTACACGGGCACCAAGCCGCGAGTGCGGGTTATGTACAAAGAGACTGAGCAGGCTCAGATTGGCATTGGTTATCCGGCAGCCTCTTACTTTGATAAGAGTTTACCCGCCCTGTCTTTACTGACTTCCATCCTTGGTGGCAACATGAGCTCACGTCTTTTCATCCAAATCCGAGAGCGCCGCGGTCTGGCCTATGCTATTCGCTGTACGCCAACCGTGTATGAGGATACTGGCAATCTCTATATTCAAGCCGGTGTGGCAAAAGAGCGAACCGAGGAAGCGATCAAGGCAATCTTGGTGGAGCTGGAGAAGATTCGGAAACAGGGGATCACGGAAGCGGAATTGAAACGAGCGAAGGAATTTATTAAAGGTAAGCTGGTTCTGGAATTAGAAGATTCTGATCATATTGGCGCCTGGTTTGGGAAGCAGTGGCTACTCACCAAGAAGATTGAAACTCCGGCTGAAAAGATGGCAAAGATTCAACGGGTGACGAGGGAAGAGGTAAATGCTCTGGCTCGCAAAATTATCAATCCGCAGAAGATGAATCTCGCAATTATTGGGCCCTATAAGGACGCAAAGCGCTTCGAGAACCTGGTGAAGAAGTAA
- the amrB gene encoding AmmeMemoRadiSam system protein B, which yields MSAFPFTRLHEEGVLDKAKKQPVVNEDVQAILVNHHLLADDLIARTFQTASSQMPDAIILVSPNHFQNGSKPFLTTSKNWQTSFGPVRSDSVHVQALATLQYFADDEGPFYTEHGVYNIMPFIAATYPGVPVIPIIVKDNVPIEVAREMAKMIDRRTLPNTLVIGSFDFSHYISESEAQEKDARSLKVLQALDSTKASEVTVDSQAGIALFLELSRLRGAGRFHLIDRDSSAQRFPSAAAEENTSYIVGFFSR from the coding sequence TTGTCGGCCTTTCCTTTTACGCGCTTGCATGAAGAGGGTGTGTTGGACAAGGCAAAAAAGCAGCCTGTCGTGAACGAAGATGTGCAAGCTATCCTAGTTAATCACCACCTTTTAGCTGACGATCTTATTGCCCGAACTTTCCAAACAGCATCAAGTCAAATGCCTGATGCAATTATTCTCGTTAGCCCTAATCATTTTCAAAATGGTAGCAAACCCTTCCTAACTACATCAAAAAATTGGCAAACAAGCTTCGGCCCCGTCCGAAGCGATAGCGTGCATGTCCAAGCCCTCGCTACCCTTCAGTATTTTGCAGATGATGAGGGACCGTTTTATACCGAACACGGGGTGTACAACATCATGCCCTTCATTGCCGCTACTTACCCGGGGGTTCCAGTGATCCCTATTATTGTGAAAGATAATGTGCCAATTGAGGTAGCACGGGAGATGGCAAAAATGATAGACCGTCGTACCCTGCCCAACACCTTGGTAATTGGTTCCTTTGATTTCTCCCACTACATTTCAGAGTCAGAAGCGCAGGAAAAGGATGCAAGAAGCTTGAAAGTACTTCAGGCATTGGATAGCACAAAGGCGAGCGAGGTGACTGTTGATTCACAAGCGGGGATTGCATTATTTCTAGAATTAAGTCGACTTAGGGGCGCTGGCAGATTCCATTTGATAGATCGTGATAGCTCTGCACAACGTTTCCCAAGCGCTGCAGCAGAGGAAAATACCAGCTATATTGTTGGCTTCTTTTCCCGTTAA
- a CDS encoding ATP-dependent Clp protease ATP-binding subunit, whose product MPSSDSFSNPAPASPKGQRPAPYSEMFGSRILYWDKTFGRSEVSGEKFARGLRAFINGFLVFFGLAGFLIGFWELYQLLQGGASLLDLWDLRSPAMLIFWISLATDCYAYFRIERELKPRKKITRQTPAEMETVLSLEQISEADFADKVEDLPALLDNELEHMLQQAWDIANHLNHREIWPSHILAAMLTTRTAAVLFARLNIQYEQLKQRIGKLFTGMPQDWPGEPHLSTSTKKLLCAAYREAYATKRQQVGVLEVLVALATSETHTQDILYDLEVDENKLRHVVAWAHIEEDLCEQYKRFRKRAAWRPKRGMNRAMTAQETRMLNQYSHDLTDLAQRGAVPMTVGREEVLDEMFRVLERGGSPMLVGNPGVGKTAIVDGIARRMVTEEVPDVLKDKRLVSLSVAALVGNAGSTGELEGRLNQILSEVVKSGNIILLIDNIQNIVGISSAGGESFDLSDVLSQALETGRVQVIGTTNPIDYTRYIENQSSLTSTFTKVDCQEVDTDGAVRILMVKAGPLEYKHHIFFTYDALEKTVVLSQRYMHDRYLPEKAISLLEEVAVDAHKHKGKNSFVDGEDVAKIVSSKTHVAVTKVNESESEKLLNLESTMHQRIIGQDEAVKAVAAALRRARAELRDQKRPIATFLFLGPTGVGKTELAKTLAEAYFGSEDAMIRLDMSEYQEPSSISRLIGSNQGTQGPVGGYLTEAVRKSPFSLVLLDELEKAHPDVLNIFLQVFDDGRLTDGIGRTIDFTNTIIISTSNAGSDLIQKRIQEKATIEGITQELINSVLNQYYRPEFLNRFDKITVFRPLQKDEIVQIVRLLLAKVQRQLEGRGITFEATEAAVQELAEIGFDPVFGARPLRRVIQERVDNALADYLLKGQLGRRDKAILEVGGVIRVEQAPEL is encoded by the coding sequence ATGCCATCATCCGACAGCTTTTCTAATCCAGCACCGGCCAGTCCAAAGGGCCAGCGACCAGCGCCTTACTCTGAGATGTTTGGCAGTCGGATTTTGTACTGGGATAAAACATTTGGTCGCAGCGAAGTAAGTGGCGAAAAGTTTGCTCGAGGATTACGTGCCTTTATAAACGGTTTCCTAGTCTTCTTTGGTCTGGCGGGTTTCCTCATTGGTTTTTGGGAGTTGTATCAACTGCTTCAGGGCGGCGCTTCACTGCTCGACCTTTGGGATTTGCGCAGCCCAGCTATGTTGATCTTTTGGATTTCATTAGCAACTGACTGTTACGCCTACTTTCGCATTGAGCGAGAGTTAAAACCGCGAAAGAAAATTACGCGACAGACTCCAGCTGAGATGGAGACGGTATTGTCCTTGGAGCAAATCTCCGAGGCAGATTTTGCCGACAAAGTAGAGGACCTACCAGCTTTGCTCGACAACGAGTTAGAGCACATGCTGCAGCAGGCTTGGGATATTGCGAATCATTTAAATCATCGTGAAATTTGGCCCTCGCATATTTTAGCGGCAATGTTAACTACGCGGACAGCGGCTGTACTTTTTGCCCGTTTAAATATTCAGTACGAGCAATTGAAGCAACGCATTGGGAAACTTTTCACTGGCATGCCACAGGATTGGCCAGGGGAGCCGCATCTTTCCACTTCAACAAAAAAGCTACTCTGCGCTGCCTATCGAGAAGCCTATGCAACGAAGCGTCAACAAGTTGGCGTGCTGGAAGTCTTGGTCGCCTTAGCTACTTCAGAAACGCACACCCAGGATATTCTTTATGACCTAGAAGTAGATGAGAACAAGCTGCGACACGTTGTGGCTTGGGCGCATATTGAGGAAGATTTGTGCGAGCAGTATAAGCGTTTCCGTAAGCGGGCAGCTTGGCGACCGAAGCGTGGTATGAACCGGGCCATGACGGCACAAGAAACTCGAATGCTGAATCAGTACAGCCATGACTTAACTGATTTAGCGCAACGGGGCGCTGTCCCGATGACTGTCGGACGTGAGGAAGTGCTGGATGAAATGTTTCGCGTTTTGGAGCGAGGCGGCAGTCCCATGTTGGTTGGTAATCCTGGCGTAGGGAAGACTGCGATTGTCGATGGCATTGCTCGCCGCATGGTGACCGAGGAAGTGCCGGATGTTTTGAAAGATAAGCGCCTGGTTTCATTATCTGTGGCAGCTCTGGTTGGTAATGCCGGGTCAACTGGAGAATTAGAAGGACGCTTGAATCAGATTTTGTCTGAAGTGGTGAAGTCAGGAAATATCATTTTACTCATTGATAATATTCAAAACATTGTTGGTATTTCTTCAGCCGGTGGAGAGAGTTTTGATCTCTCTGATGTGTTGAGTCAGGCACTGGAGACCGGACGAGTGCAGGTGATCGGCACCACTAATCCAATTGACTACACGCGCTATATTGAAAACCAATCTTCACTCACCAGCACCTTTACCAAAGTTGATTGCCAGGAAGTAGATACTGATGGAGCGGTGCGCATACTTATGGTGAAGGCCGGTCCGCTTGAATATAAGCATCACATTTTCTTTACCTACGATGCATTAGAAAAAACCGTAGTCCTTTCACAGCGCTACATGCACGATCGCTACTTGCCGGAAAAAGCGATTAGCTTGCTGGAAGAAGTTGCAGTTGATGCTCATAAGCACAAAGGTAAGAATAGTTTTGTAGACGGTGAAGATGTGGCAAAGATTGTTTCTAGTAAAACGCATGTGGCAGTAACTAAAGTGAATGAGTCCGAGTCTGAGAAGTTACTCAACTTGGAATCAACCATGCATCAGCGCATCATTGGTCAGGATGAGGCAGTCAAAGCAGTTGCCGCAGCGCTCCGTCGTGCTCGAGCAGAATTGCGTGATCAAAAGCGACCGATTGCCACCTTCCTTTTCCTTGGTCCGACTGGTGTAGGTAAAACCGAGCTGGCAAAAACTTTAGCCGAAGCGTATTTTGGATCCGAGGATGCGATGATCCGTCTCGACATGTCGGAGTATCAGGAGCCGAGCAGTATTTCTCGCCTGATCGGTAGTAATCAAGGCACGCAGGGTCCAGTAGGCGGTTACTTAACTGAAGCGGTGCGCAAGAGTCCCTTCTCTCTCGTCTTGCTTGATGAATTGGAAAAGGCGCATCCTGATGTGTTGAATATTTTCCTGCAGGTGTTTGATGATGGCCGATTAACTGATGGCATTGGTCGTACGATCGACTTCACCAATACGATTATCATTTCAACCTCCAACGCAGGTTCAGACCTGATTCAAAAACGCATTCAAGAAAAGGCCACGATTGAAGGTATTACGCAGGAGCTCATCAACTCCGTGCTGAATCAATATTATCGCCCAGAATTTCTCAACCGTTTTGATAAGATTACCGTATTCCGCCCATTGCAAAAGGATGAGATTGTGCAGATCGTGCGCCTACTTCTTGCAAAGGTGCAACGACAATTAGAGGGTCGCGGTATTACTTTTGAAGCAACTGAAGCTGCGGTGCAGGAATTAGCTGAGATTGGATTTGATCCGGTCTTTGGTGCTCGACCTTTGCGCCGTGTTATTCAAGAGCGAGTTGATAACGCATTAGCTGACTATCTCTTAAAGGGTCAGTTAGGTCGTCGTGATAAAGCGATTTTAGAGGTTGGTGGGGTTATCCGAGTCGAGCAGGCGCCTGAGTTATAG
- a CDS encoding glycine--tRNA ligase codes for MNAQTDLMERLVSLAKRRGFIFPTAEKYGGLGGFWDWGPLGVELKNNIKRAWWKHFVQERRDVVGLDSAIVTNPTVWQKSGHMGGFSDKLVECKSCHQRFKEEDMSETCPNCGKKEFEEARAFNLMFRTFVGPVQDDASTAYLRPETAQNIFVNFETVQQSMRMKLPFGIAQIGKAFRNEITPGNFIFRSREFEQMELEFFVRPGEDGEWFDYWVKESIAWFKSLGIKENSVREYKQKKEELAHYAKATVDLEYNWPFKGWGELIGISNRTDYDLKAHGMEYPDEKGKITPYVIEPSFGVERSALAFLLDAYEVVEGGRTTTTESNKEEEVMLRLHKDLAPIKIAILPLSKKEPLTKVAAEVFDSLKSNFVCAYDEVASIGRRYRRQDEIGTPYCVTVDFDTPEDKKVTVRDRDTMGQERVALADLPSFFQEKFHA; via the coding sequence ATGAACGCGCAAACTGATTTGATGGAACGGTTGGTATCTTTGGCAAAGCGCCGTGGTTTTATTTTTCCTACTGCGGAAAAATACGGTGGCCTGGGCGGCTTTTGGGATTGGGGTCCGCTGGGGGTTGAGCTAAAGAATAATATCAAGCGCGCCTGGTGGAAACACTTTGTTCAAGAGCGACGCGATGTGGTTGGTTTGGACAGCGCCATTGTGACCAACCCGACTGTTTGGCAAAAAAGCGGACACATGGGCGGATTTAGCGACAAGCTAGTAGAGTGCAAATCTTGCCATCAGCGTTTCAAAGAAGAAGACATGAGTGAGACTTGCCCAAATTGTGGCAAGAAAGAATTTGAAGAAGCAAGAGCCTTTAATCTTATGTTTCGCACCTTTGTTGGTCCGGTGCAGGACGATGCTTCTACAGCGTATCTACGTCCAGAAACAGCTCAAAACATTTTTGTAAACTTCGAAACCGTACAGCAGAGCATGCGCATGAAATTACCATTTGGTATTGCGCAGATTGGTAAAGCGTTTCGTAACGAAATCACCCCAGGTAATTTTATTTTCCGTTCACGGGAATTTGAGCAAATGGAGCTAGAGTTTTTTGTCCGACCCGGTGAAGACGGGGAGTGGTTTGACTACTGGGTGAAGGAATCCATTGCCTGGTTTAAGTCGCTGGGCATTAAGGAAAACAGCGTCCGTGAGTACAAACAGAAAAAAGAAGAGCTGGCCCACTATGCCAAGGCAACGGTTGATCTGGAATATAACTGGCCCTTCAAAGGTTGGGGAGAGTTAATTGGTATTTCCAACCGGACTGATTACGATTTGAAAGCACATGGGATGGAATACCCTGATGAGAAGGGTAAGATTACTCCATACGTTATTGAACCTTCTTTCGGCGTAGAGCGCTCTGCCTTAGCCTTTCTCCTCGATGCTTACGAAGTTGTAGAGGGCGGACGGACAACCACTACAGAGAGTAATAAAGAGGAGGAAGTCATGCTGCGTCTGCATAAAGACTTAGCTCCTATTAAAATCGCCATATTGCCATTGTCAAAAAAAGAGCCACTTACCAAAGTAGCTGCTGAAGTATTTGACTCGTTGAAATCGAACTTTGTGTGCGCGTACGATGAAGTCGCCTCAATTGGTCGTCGCTATCGACGCCAGGATGAGATTGGCACGCCATATTGCGTCACAGTTGATTTCGATACACCTGAAGATAAAAAAGTAACAGTGCGTGATCGCGATACTATGGGACAGGAACGCGTGGCACTGGCAGACCTACCATCATTTTTCCAGGAGAAATTTCATGCCTAA
- a CDS encoding TatD family hydrolase: MPRLFDTHCHLQFEKFDEDHDAVIARCFEAGMKMVMPSSQLDTSQKAVAFATKYPDIYAGVGLHPIHVVDEELDEAEYLRLAQDEHTVGVGEIGLDKYRIWAETPEEEEQIFIKQKKVFLQQLAIAEQAKKTVIMHCRDAYDQLLDVIEERGIQGRHLIHCFMGNRAQAKRFMAFGSYMGFTGVITFKNATPELLEVVKEVPLDRILLETDAPYLTPVPHRGKRNEPLYVEFVARKIAELKGLRYEEVVEATWENAHTVFGIKE; this comes from the coding sequence ATGCCGCGACTCTTTGACACGCACTGTCACCTGCAGTTTGAGAAGTTTGATGAGGATCACGATGCAGTGATCGCTCGTTGTTTCGAGGCAGGTATGAAAATGGTTATGCCGAGCTCACAGCTGGACACCAGTCAGAAGGCTGTTGCTTTTGCTACCAAATATCCTGACATCTACGCAGGTGTTGGTCTGCATCCTATTCACGTGGTAGATGAAGAATTAGATGAGGCTGAATATTTGCGACTGGCCCAGGACGAGCATACTGTGGGGGTGGGTGAAATCGGTTTAGATAAGTATCGCATTTGGGCAGAAACACCGGAGGAGGAAGAGCAAATTTTTATCAAGCAGAAGAAAGTCTTTTTGCAACAGCTGGCAATTGCTGAGCAGGCGAAGAAAACTGTTATCATGCATTGTCGTGATGCGTATGATCAGTTGCTTGATGTGATAGAAGAGCGAGGCATTCAAGGGCGCCATCTTATTCATTGCTTCATGGGGAATCGAGCGCAGGCAAAGCGCTTCATGGCTTTTGGTTCCTACATGGGCTTTACCGGTGTCATCACATTCAAAAATGCCACACCAGAATTATTGGAAGTGGTGAAAGAAGTGCCGCTTGATCGTATATTGCTTGAGACTGATGCGCCGTATCTCACCCCGGTCCCACATCGCGGGAAGCGTAATGAACCCCTGTACGTTGAGTTTGTTGCCCGTAAAATTGCGGAGCTCAAAGGTTTACGTTATGAGGAAGTAGTGGAAGCAACCTGGGAAAACGCGCACACAGTTTTTGGAATAAAAGAATAA
- the rsmI gene encoding 16S rRNA (cytidine(1402)-2'-O)-methyltransferase yields MSTGTLFIAATPIGNLEDLSQRALRVLNEVDFVICEDTRVTQKLLQRYDVKKRLVSFHQHSRLARLDKMIEELQSGTSAALVTDAGTPGVSDPGNQVVAAAVAAGIPIVPIPGPSAVTALLSVAGFSVDRYTFLGFLPHKKGRETLLNEIASSVYPVLLFESPHRIVKTLEALAERLPEAKCVVGRELTKQFEEIIRGSLAEVSTVIAKRPSQKGEFVLLVAPS; encoded by the coding sequence GTGAGCACCGGAACACTCTTTATTGCAGCAACCCCGATTGGGAATCTGGAGGATCTCAGTCAGCGAGCACTTCGTGTCCTCAATGAAGTGGATTTTGTTATTTGCGAAGATACCCGGGTAACGCAGAAGTTATTGCAGCGTTATGATGTGAAGAAGAGGCTTGTTTCTTTTCATCAGCACAGCCGTCTAGCTCGTTTGGATAAGATGATTGAGGAGTTGCAGTCAGGCACCTCAGCTGCCTTGGTTACTGACGCTGGTACGCCGGGCGTGTCTGACCCGGGCAATCAAGTGGTTGCTGCTGCAGTGGCGGCTGGTATTCCGATTGTGCCGATTCCTGGACCAAGTGCAGTGACTGCTTTACTTTCTGTTGCCGGATTCTCCGTAGATCGCTACACCTTCCTTGGTTTCTTACCTCACAAGAAGGGGAGAGAGACCTTATTGAATGAAATCGCCTCGAGTGTCTACCCAGTCCTCCTTTTTGAGTCACCTCATCGTATTGTAAAAACGCTTGAAGCCTTGGCCGAACGTTTGCCTGAAGCGAAGTGCGTCGTAGGTCGCGAGCTTACCAAGCAGTTTGAGGAGATTATTCGTGGAAGCCTAGCAGAGGTCTCCACAGTCATTGCCAAGCGCCCCTCGCAAAAGGGTGAATTTGTGCTTTTAGTCGCGCCGAGCTAA